A portion of the Sulfurospirillum diekertiae genome contains these proteins:
- a CDS encoding DUF5644 domain-containing protein — translation MECKLELSVFRFDAKTDFLPYYKKHFITIDRSLSVNDLLAQIKEEDGSFDYPKSDLAALKINGKALFSNVSIDGIINSFGKSLTLEPLNTKHVTKDMIINTDNFDKKFKLLEAFVDTKDKALYEQYIIYYYASSVLDFVEDFQGDALFAFAYDMIQKHPDRKREILEIVANEHTGVFLHVRLCKKIYPCGADVEKKITELKNEVIKHRPYANALVEKFSHHIDLM, via the coding sequence ATGGAGTGTAAGCTTGAGTTGAGCGTCTTTCGCTTTGACGCTAAAACGGATTTTTTGCCTTACTATAAAAAGCATTTTATTACTATTGATCGAAGTCTGAGTGTGAACGATCTTTTAGCGCAAATCAAAGAAGAAGATGGTAGCTTTGACTACCCAAAAAGCGACTTGGCTGCCCTTAAAATTAATGGAAAAGCACTTTTTAGTAATGTCTCCATCGATGGCATTATCAACTCTTTTGGAAAATCACTGACATTAGAGCCTCTCAATACAAAACATGTTACCAAAGATATGATCATCAATACAGACAATTTTGACAAAAAATTTAAATTGCTTGAAGCTTTCGTTGATACAAAAGATAAAGCACTGTATGAGCAGTATATCATCTATTATTACGCTTCAAGTGTCCTTGACTTTGTGGAAGATTTTCAAGGCGATGCCCTTTTTGCGTTTGCCTATGATATGATCCAAAAACATCCTGATCGAAAACGTGAAATCTTAGAAATTGTTGCCAATGAACATACTGGTGTTTTTTTACATGTAAGATTGTGCAAGAAAATTTATCCTTGTGGCGCAGATGTTGAGAAAAAAATTACAGAGCTTAAAAATGAAGTGATCAAACACCGACCTTATGCTAATGCTCTCGTTGAAAAATTTTCTCATCACATCGATCTTATGTAA
- a CDS encoding thiamine-phosphate kinase: MSKEAFFISEFSSQHIGDDGAVVGDFVYSKDLFCEDIHFKRSWMSLTQIAQKSMLVNLSDAIAMNAKPKWILIGIVMPKHFTYEQLRELSTGFQNVARAYGAEIIGGDTTAGDKLMISITIIAKRPSKVLYRSGAKVGDLVAFTGTLGRSYHELTRLLRGGHVGKDSRFMKPQLKADFLYKAAKHLHAGMDISDGLSKDLSRLLKASGNLGLHVKRKMSKRILCSGEEYEMLFSFDARKKKSIERIAKQTRTPITIVGKTVRKQYVCHCKEHHF; encoded by the coding sequence ATGTCAAAAGAGGCGTTTTTTATTTCAGAATTTTCCAGTCAACACATTGGCGATGATGGTGCCGTTGTTGGGGATTTCGTCTATTCAAAAGATCTGTTTTGCGAAGATATTCACTTTAAACGCTCGTGGATGAGTTTAACGCAGATCGCACAAAAAAGTATGCTTGTCAATCTTTCCGATGCAATCGCTATGAATGCAAAACCTAAGTGGATCCTTATTGGTATAGTGATGCCAAAGCATTTTACATACGAACAACTACGCGAATTAAGTACAGGGTTTCAAAATGTAGCACGAGCTTATGGAGCTGAGATTATTGGTGGCGATACGACAGCAGGGGATAAGCTGATGATCTCCATCACCATCATTGCCAAACGCCCTTCCAAAGTGCTTTACCGCAGTGGTGCAAAGGTTGGAGACTTGGTTGCCTTTACGGGAACATTGGGGCGCTCTTATCACGAACTTACACGACTGTTGCGTGGAGGTCATGTAGGCAAAGATTCACGCTTCATGAAGCCTCAGCTAAAAGCAGATTTTCTCTACAAAGCCGCCAAGCATCTTCATGCAGGTATGGACATCTCCGATGGACTTTCTAAAGACCTCTCTCGCCTTCTTAAAGCGAGTGGAAATTTAGGTTTACATGTAAAGCGAAAAATGTCCAAGCGAATTCTGTGTAGTGGGGAAGAGTACGAGATGCTTTTTAGTTTTGATGCGCGTAAAAAAAAGAGCATAGAACGCATTGCCAAACAGACACGCACACCGATTACGATTGTAGGCAAAACAGTGCGCAAACAGTATGTTTGCCATTGTAAAGAACACCATTTTTGA
- the truD gene encoding tRNA pseudouridine(13) synthase TruD, whose translation MTRQFFLTHSPINAMFTKNSSDFVVSEIPLYPFSGEGEHLVLHVRKKDMTTWDMLQYLSEVTGCKVRDFGYAGLKDKDGMTTQYISLHKNFEPKLANFTHEKIKILDTTYHNNKIRTGHLKGNRFFVRLKKVNPIDAKKLQDGLKKISKEGFPNFFGYQRFGIDGDNYVKGKAILEGKRKERNPKMKEFYINAYQSYLFNNWLSKRIEISRLIEEFNVTDATRATNLPKEMVETLKKQPQFFKLLHGDVLHHYPAGKAFICEDVAEELPRFLEHGITIAGWLLGGKNIRAEYEAGVIEKQIFEECEPFLDKLNGSRRFAWSFAEEVEGVYKEEEAWFEMHFSLPKGSYATVIIEELIKVSL comes from the coding sequence ATGACTCGACAATTTTTTCTCACCCATTCGCCGATTAATGCGATGTTTACCAAAAATAGCAGTGACTTCGTTGTCAGTGAAATTCCTCTTTATCCTTTTAGCGGTGAGGGTGAGCATCTGGTTTTACATGTACGGAAAAAAGACATGACAACGTGGGATATGTTGCAGTATCTTAGCGAAGTGACAGGATGCAAAGTGCGTGATTTTGGCTATGCGGGTCTGAAAGATAAAGATGGCATGACTACGCAGTACATCTCACTGCATAAAAATTTCGAGCCAAAGCTTGCTAACTTTACCCATGAAAAGATCAAAATACTCGACACGACATACCATAACAATAAAATTCGCACAGGACATCTCAAAGGCAATCGCTTTTTTGTGCGCCTGAAAAAAGTCAACCCCATTGATGCCAAAAAGCTTCAAGATGGACTTAAAAAGATTAGCAAAGAGGGTTTCCCTAACTTCTTTGGGTATCAACGCTTTGGCATCGATGGCGATAACTATGTTAAAGGCAAAGCGATTTTAGAGGGCAAACGCAAAGAACGTAATCCAAAAATGAAAGAGTTTTACATCAATGCGTATCAGAGTTATCTGTTTAATAACTGGCTTAGTAAGCGCATCGAAATCAGTCGTTTGATCGAAGAGTTTAATGTAACGGATGCAACAAGAGCAACCAATTTACCCAAAGAGATGGTCGAAACTCTGAAAAAGCAACCTCAATTCTTTAAACTCCTTCATGGCGATGTTCTGCATCACTATCCCGCAGGAAAAGCCTTTATTTGCGAGGATGTTGCAGAGGAATTACCACGCTTTTTAGAACATGGCATTACGATTGCAGGTTGGTTACTCGGCGGTAAAAATATCCGAGCGGAGTATGAAGCAGGTGTGATTGAAAAACAAATCTTTGAAGAGTGCGAACCTTTTTTAGACAAACTTAATGGAAGCAGACGTTTTGCATGGAGCTTTGCGGAAGAAGTTGAAGGTGTTTACAAAGAGGAAGAGGCATGGTTTGAAATGCACTTTTCATTGCCTAAAGGCTCGTATGCCACTGTTATTATAGAAGAGCTAATAAAAGTTTCGCTATAA
- a CDS encoding cation:proton antiporter, which produces MENLIFLAHVVLLMVLSPIISRVFRLPTPVVEILLGSFAVWAGFLPVDNEVFRNLSKIGFFYLMFLAGLEIDIQRFIRYRDRFLKKAILYFICLYSISFILYLSFGLSPVYIVAIPIVSLGMIMALINEHGREHKWLELSLIIGVIGELLSIGALVVFDGAITHGLGWSFFKSILMLIAVLISSYFLYRLLKIIFWWYPNLKRIIMPNNDTMHQSLRFSMALFFVLIATMQWLEIDMVLGAFIAGIFISNFFAHKKELPHQLSMFGFGFLVPLFFIFVGTTLDLNMVFTSHILTHAIWIVIAMVSARLASSFAAYYSYLGLRSTFLFSLGDSMPLTFLVAIATIAVKNGAIGSEEYASFIVAALMEGIIIMTLIQLLMYLFKRYDKQNKEKFNEG; this is translated from the coding sequence TTGGAAAACCTTATCTTTTTAGCGCATGTTGTGCTTTTGATGGTACTTTCACCTATTATTTCGCGTGTATTTCGTCTTCCTACCCCCGTTGTTGAAATTTTACTAGGCTCTTTTGCTGTATGGGCTGGATTTTTGCCTGTAGATAATGAAGTCTTCCGCAATCTATCAAAAATCGGTTTTTTTTACTTAATGTTTTTAGCTGGACTAGAAATAGATATTCAGCGTTTTATACGCTATCGCGATCGTTTTTTAAAAAAAGCTATTCTATACTTTATCTGTTTGTATAGTATCTCTTTTATTTTATACCTTTCATTTGGTCTTTCCCCTGTGTATATTGTTGCAATTCCAATAGTCTCACTTGGAATGATTATGGCGCTTATCAATGAGCATGGACGTGAGCACAAATGGTTAGAGCTTTCGTTAATTATTGGTGTGATTGGTGAGCTTTTAAGCATTGGAGCACTCGTTGTTTTTGATGGCGCCATTACGCATGGTTTGGGATGGAGTTTTTTCAAAAGTATTCTGATGTTAATTGCCGTTCTGATTTCTTCATATTTCTTATACCGATTGCTCAAAATTATTTTTTGGTGGTATCCAAATCTTAAACGAATTATTATGCCCAATAACGATACGATGCATCAAAGTTTACGTTTTAGCATGGCGCTCTTTTTTGTCTTAATTGCTACGATGCAATGGCTTGAAATTGATATGGTCTTAGGCGCTTTTATTGCAGGTATTTTTATTTCTAACTTTTTTGCCCATAAAAAAGAGCTTCCACATCAACTTTCAATGTTTGGTTTTGGTTTTTTAGTGCCTCTGTTTTTTATTTTTGTTGGGACAACACTTGATCTAAATATGGTCTTTACATCACATATCTTAACACATGCAATTTGGATTGTTATTGCAATGGTAAGCGCACGCCTTGCGAGTTCATTTGCTGCTTATTACAGTTATTTAGGGCTTCGTAGTACCTTTCTTTTCAGTCTTGGTGACTCAATGCCTTTAACTTTCTTAGTTGCTATTGCAACAATTGCTGTGAAAAATGGTGCGATTGGAAGTGAAGAGTATGCTTCTTTTATTGTGGCAGCTTTGATGGAAGGTATTATTATTATGACGCTGATTCAGCTTTTGATGTATCTTTTTAAACGCTATGATAAACAAAATAAAGAAAAATTTAATGAAGGATAA
- a CDS encoding cache domain-containing protein, translating to MKIRQKISVFRYFHIITLVLFLTFAIIFFVLNFYNARMAFERESTNLQEHYIETQKGILIAQVDQFTEHIINERNKAYTKNQKLIQTRVNRAYDIATQIYEKYKQTHDKAFIQEKIIEILRFLHYENGYYFITQLDGLEILNADQPEMEGHNMLTLENHDMALAIQQILTIAHNDKEGFDDYFWTKPQNDSNELFRKITYVKLFEPYEWVIGTGIYLEDIEHDLKEELAKDKERLLFNEESGNYIFIGTWDGLSIAGPNQGQNTYNLRDSNGKYLVQELIHKAQDGGGFVEYVTPDNNKQDKMSYVVPLYGWKWYVGSGIHLKNVNEEIAKLRDTMSKEMQHTFFTIVIWLITLSVLTWIAHLYISRKISKDFAVFIDFFDSLANKDKYIDLSKVRFREFEELANHANTMLEAKISSNKHLEQYKKIVSSSDDFLALIDRNYIYLAISEAYQKFFNKQQDEILHHTMAELHGTQYFLEDLKHLSDRALSGENFEHEMWVLSSYGKRFLHIKYFPYFEKDGDALPIAYVVSARDNTEKQANEERLLASEKELEFLAHNDVLTGLPNRLLLSDRIAHAIENSKRQGGMIAVCFLDLDNFKKINDSFGHSYGDEILKQFALRVRGKIRHCDTLARVGGDEFILLVENIKEKHEIEIILSKIQTIFEEPFVNKDQKFFLSASIGISVYPEHGTEGETLIKNADAAMYKAKDAGKNTYLFYTMAMTVASYERIGMENALREAIKENQFIVYYQPQIDLKTHELIGLEALLRWNHPLEGILPPGRFIAFTEETRLIVEIGAWILKQTCFDVVALHEEGIFKGTVSINISGVQIEYSDFLRTLKETLNETKIDPKIVEMEVTESFIMHDPERWITLLKEMQKLGLSIAIDDFGTGYSSLSYLRKLPINKLKVDMSFVKDIPKQEDACAIVNSIITLAQNMNITTLAEGIEHKDQEDYLAEHGCKQGQGYLYSKPLSLSDLKSWIKIHF from the coding sequence GTGAAGATACGTCAAAAAATAAGTGTTTTCCGTTATTTTCACATTATCACGCTGGTTCTGTTTTTAACCTTTGCCATTATATTTTTTGTACTTAATTTTTACAATGCACGCATGGCTTTTGAGCGTGAATCAACCAATTTACAAGAGCACTACATTGAAACCCAAAAAGGTATTTTAATTGCTCAAGTGGATCAATTTACAGAACACATTATTAATGAACGTAATAAAGCTTATACAAAAAATCAAAAACTGATCCAAACGCGTGTTAACCGTGCCTATGATATAGCGACACAGATTTATGAAAAATACAAGCAAACACACGATAAAGCGTTTATTCAAGAGAAAATTATAGAAATACTGAGATTTTTGCACTATGAAAATGGTTACTATTTTATAACACAATTAGATGGTTTAGAAATTCTCAATGCGGATCAGCCAGAGATGGAAGGTCACAATATGCTTACGTTAGAAAATCATGATATGGCTTTAGCGATTCAGCAGATACTCACCATTGCACACAATGATAAAGAAGGTTTTGATGACTATTTTTGGACTAAACCGCAAAATGATTCTAACGAACTTTTTCGCAAAATTACCTATGTAAAACTTTTTGAACCCTATGAGTGGGTTATTGGAACAGGCATCTATCTTGAAGATATAGAGCATGATCTTAAAGAAGAACTTGCGAAGGATAAAGAGCGTTTATTGTTTAATGAAGAGAGTGGTAATTATATTTTCATTGGAACATGGGATGGTCTTAGTATTGCTGGTCCAAATCAAGGACAAAATACCTACAATCTACGGGATAGTAATGGTAAATATCTGGTTCAAGAGTTGATTCATAAAGCCCAAGATGGAGGTGGGTTTGTTGAATACGTTACCCCTGATAACAATAAGCAAGATAAGATGAGCTATGTGGTTCCTTTGTATGGCTGGAAGTGGTATGTTGGTTCTGGAATTCATCTTAAAAATGTGAATGAAGAGATCGCAAAATTGCGTGATACCATGTCTAAAGAGATGCAACATACTTTTTTTACTATTGTGATATGGCTCATTACTTTGAGCGTTCTTACATGGATTGCTCACCTTTATATCAGTCGTAAAATTAGTAAAGATTTTGCTGTTTTTATCGATTTTTTCGATTCTCTAGCCAATAAAGACAAGTATATTGATCTCTCTAAAGTGCGATTTCGTGAGTTTGAAGAGCTTGCAAATCATGCTAATACCATGTTAGAAGCAAAAATTTCCAGCAACAAGCATTTAGAGCAGTATAAAAAAATTGTTTCAAGTTCAGATGACTTTTTAGCATTAATTGATCGTAACTATATATATCTTGCCATCAGTGAAGCATATCAGAAATTTTTCAATAAGCAACAAGACGAGATTTTACATCATACTATGGCTGAGTTACATGGGACACAGTATTTTCTTGAAGACTTGAAGCATTTAAGCGATAGAGCATTATCAGGTGAAAATTTTGAACATGAAATGTGGGTTCTCTCTTCCTATGGTAAGCGATTTTTACATATTAAGTATTTTCCTTATTTTGAAAAAGATGGCGATGCCTTGCCGATTGCCTATGTTGTTTCTGCTCGTGACAATACAGAGAAACAAGCGAATGAAGAGCGATTGTTGGCTTCTGAAAAAGAGCTAGAATTTTTAGCTCATAACGATGTTCTAACGGGTCTTCCAAATCGATTACTTCTGAGCGATCGTATTGCGCATGCGATTGAAAATAGTAAACGCCAAGGTGGTATGATTGCGGTCTGTTTTCTTGATCTAGATAACTTTAAAAAGATCAATGATAGTTTTGGACACTCTTATGGTGATGAAATCCTGAAGCAGTTTGCCTTGCGTGTTCGAGGTAAAATTCGACATTGTGATACATTGGCACGTGTCGGTGGTGATGAGTTTATTTTATTGGTTGAAAATATCAAAGAAAAACATGAAATTGAGATTATTCTCTCTAAGATTCAAACGATTTTCGAAGAACCATTTGTCAACAAAGATCAAAAATTCTTTCTTTCTGCCAGCATTGGCATTAGTGTCTATCCAGAGCATGGAACCGAGGGAGAGACGTTGATTAAAAATGCAGATGCGGCCATGTATAAAGCCAAAGATGCAGGTAAAAATACGTATCTCTTTTATACGATGGCGATGACGGTAGCATCATACGAGCGTATCGGTATGGAAAATGCCTTACGTGAAGCAATCAAAGAGAATCAATTTATCGTTTATTATCAGCCACAAATTGATCTTAAAACGCATGAGCTTATTGGTCTTGAGGCTCTTTTAAGGTGGAACCATCCCTTAGAAGGTATCTTGCCACCAGGGCGTTTTATTGCCTTCACTGAAGAGACACGCTTAATCGTTGAAATTGGAGCATGGATTTTGAAACAGACATGCTTTGATGTGGTAGCATTACATGAAGAAGGAATTTTTAAAGGTACCGTTTCCATAAATATTTCAGGTGTCCAAATCGAATATAGTGATTTTCTAAGAACGCTTAAAGAGACTTTGAATGAGACAAAAATTGATCCCAAAATCGTTGAAATGGAAGTCACAGAATCATTCATCATGCACGACCCCGAACGTTGGATCACGCTTTTAAAAGAGATGCAAAAATTAGGACTTAGCATTGCTATTGATGATTTTGGTACAGGGTATTCTTCGTTAAGTTATTTGAGAAAACTGCCTATTAACAAGCTTAAAGTCGATATGTCTTTTGTAAAAGATATTCCAAAACAAGAAGATGCCTGCGCGATTGTAAATTCCATCATTACTTTGGCTCAAAATATGAATATTACGACTCTAGCAGAAGGTATTGAGCATAAAGATCAAGAGGATTATTTAGCGGAACATGGATGCAAACAAGGGCAGGGGTATTTGTATTCAAAACCATTAAGCCTTAGTGATCTCAAATCTTGGATTAAAATACATTTTTAG
- a CDS encoding helix-turn-helix transcriptional regulator produces the protein MKKITQLDLALTIGHKSVSTIAKIEAGLENKHYNIEHLYKIAAVLEVDICEFFLPHHI, from the coding sequence ATGAAAAAAATTACACAACTAGACTTAGCGCTCACGATTGGACATAAATCTGTCAGTACAATCGCAAAAATTGAAGCTGGATTGGAAAATAAACATTATAACATTGAGCATCTTTATAAAATTGCAGCTGTTTTAGAAGTCGATATTTGTGAATTTTTTCTACCGCATCACATCTAA
- a CDS encoding GGDEF domain-containing protein encodes MMDTETLYELVIVILAIFMTLLYFYYKKKVCVLKLHNTQLEQLSQYDDLTQIFNRRYFLEIVNYHFKIIHQKNSSAIMMIDIDNFKQINDTYGHLLGDDVLKYTVKQISENLREDDIFARYGGDEFIVFFPFISKKDIHTIAARIQSKLEEHKTYDFPVTLSMGICVFSTLSPLINIIEYADNALYLAKSKGRNRIEFY; translated from the coding sequence ATGATGGATACAGAGACGCTTTATGAGCTTGTTATTGTAATATTAGCTATTTTTATGACTCTACTCTATTTTTACTATAAAAAGAAGGTATGTGTATTAAAGTTACATAACACGCAATTAGAACAGCTAAGTCAATACGATGACTTAACGCAAATCTTTAATCGGCGTTACTTTTTAGAGATCGTTAATTATCATTTTAAGATCATTCACCAAAAAAATAGCTCTGCAATTATGATGATTGATATTGACAATTTCAAACAAATTAATGATACGTATGGGCATCTTCTCGGTGATGATGTTTTGAAATATACGGTAAAACAAATTAGTGAAAACTTACGCGAAGATGATATATTCGCGCGCTATGGCGGTGATGAGTTTATAGTCTTTTTCCCTTTTATCTCTAAAAAAGATATTCATACGATTGCTGCACGCATCCAGTCTAAACTTGAAGAACATAAAACCTATGATTTTCCTGTAACATTGAGTATGGGAATATGTGTTTTTAGCACATTATCACCACTCATCAATATAATTGAATATGCAGATAATGCGCTTTACTTAGCAAAAAGCAAGGGACGCAACCGCATCGAGTTTTATTAA
- the thiD gene encoding bifunctional hydroxymethylpyrimidine kinase/phosphomethylpyrimidine kinase, giving the protein MKHCLTIAGSDSCGGAGIQADLKAFSANGTYGMSVITAITAQNTQGVFDVQDINPSVIQHQIEAIFDDIHVDAVKIGMVSRPETIEIIAATLKKYPLPPLVIDPVMISKSGYDLLQPEAKKALIEILLPMATLITPNLPEAEVIVGYKIDTIELMQKAALDLHKLGCKYVLVKGGHLENDATDILYDGEAFHLLHSKRLKTINTHGTGCTLSSAIAANLAKGLHVKAAVEEAKAYITEAIMHGFKLGHGVGPVHHFYALYKKAGVES; this is encoded by the coding sequence ATGAAACATTGTTTAACTATAGCGGGCTCGGACAGCTGTGGCGGAGCGGGCATCCAAGCCGATCTTAAAGCCTTTAGTGCCAATGGAACGTATGGCATGAGCGTTATCACCGCTATTACGGCGCAAAATACGCAAGGTGTTTTTGATGTGCAAGACATTAACCCTTCCGTGATACAGCATCAAATCGAAGCAATTTTTGATGATATACATGTGGACGCTGTTAAAATCGGTATGGTTTCTCGTCCTGAAACCATTGAGATTATCGCGGCAACCCTTAAAAAATACCCCCTACCACCCCTTGTGATTGACCCTGTGATGATCTCCAAAAGCGGGTATGATCTTTTACAACCTGAAGCTAAAAAAGCACTCATCGAAATTCTCTTACCTATGGCTACGCTTATCACCCCAAATCTTCCTGAAGCCGAAGTGATCGTAGGCTATAAGATCGATACGATAGAACTGATGCAAAAAGCCGCTCTTGATCTGCATAAACTGGGTTGTAAGTATGTACTGGTTAAAGGAGGGCATTTAGAAAACGACGCTACCGATATTCTTTACGATGGTGAAGCATTCCATCTTTTACACTCTAAACGATTAAAGACGATTAACACGCATGGAACGGGCTGTACGCTCTCTTCAGCAATTGCTGCTAACCTCGCAAAGGGTTTACATGTAAAGGCTGCTGTTGAGGAAGCCAAAGCGTATATCACCGAAGCGATTATGCATGGATTTAAACTAGGGCATGGCGTGGGGCCAGTGCATCATTTTTACGCACTTTACAAAAAAGCAGGGGTTGAGTCATGA
- the cytX gene encoding putative hydroxymethylpyrimidine transporter CytX, translated as MMEEKTTLSGFGLFTLWFGAAVSMAEIFTGGLLAPLGFSEGLKAILLGHLIGGLILILGGYIGAKSKLPAIMSTRISFGRYGSYLFSLLNVLQLIGWTAVMIISGGRAANELGISLFGFDSINTWAIAIGVFIGLWIWLGKVGFQKLNVVAVVLLFALTLILCGVVFQEGSILHVKPTGEMSFGSALELSVIMPLSWLPLISDYTRFSKSKKSGLIGSFTGYFVGSSLMYAIGLAIALYAQDASVGTMMMALHLGFAALGIVLLSTITTTFLDAYSAGVTFTNIFPKMSERKIAFVMALLGLVVALMMPIEEYETFLYAIGSVFGPLFAILLSDYFIFKKMQIEPMLALHVGALIVWVIGVGLYYWMMTLDLPLGSTLPTMLATSIIFIITKKVMASWTLKSN; from the coding sequence ATGATGGAAGAAAAAACAACGTTAAGCGGTTTTGGATTGTTCACACTCTGGTTTGGTGCGGCAGTCTCGATGGCAGAGATTTTTACGGGTGGTCTTTTAGCGCCACTGGGGTTTAGTGAAGGTTTAAAAGCGATTCTTTTAGGGCATCTTATCGGTGGTTTGATTCTTATTTTGGGTGGCTACATTGGAGCCAAAAGTAAGCTTCCAGCCATCATGTCCACGCGCATCTCCTTTGGGCGTTATGGCTCCTACCTTTTTTCACTCTTAAATGTGCTTCAACTCATAGGCTGGACAGCCGTGATGATCATCTCGGGCGGGCGTGCTGCGAATGAACTTGGCATTAGTTTGTTTGGATTTGATAGCATCAATACTTGGGCGATTGCCATTGGTGTTTTTATAGGACTTTGGATTTGGCTTGGAAAAGTAGGCTTTCAAAAGCTCAATGTCGTGGCGGTTGTTCTTCTGTTTGCGCTCACATTGATTTTGTGTGGCGTGGTTTTTCAGGAGGGAAGCATTTTACATGTAAAACCCACGGGTGAGATGAGTTTTGGCTCTGCGCTCGAACTCAGCGTCATTATGCCACTTTCGTGGTTACCACTCATTTCTGACTATACACGTTTTTCAAAAAGCAAAAAAAGTGGACTCATCGGCAGTTTTACAGGTTATTTTGTAGGAAGTTCTTTGATGTATGCCATTGGTCTAGCCATTGCCCTTTATGCTCAAGATGCCAGTGTGGGAACGATGATGATGGCACTGCATTTAGGTTTTGCCGCTCTTGGCATCGTACTTCTCTCCACTATTACCACTACTTTTTTAGATGCTTACTCAGCGGGTGTCACGTTTACCAATATTTTTCCAAAAATGAGTGAGCGTAAAATTGCTTTTGTGATGGCACTACTAGGATTGGTCGTGGCGCTTATGATGCCTATTGAGGAGTACGAAACCTTTTTGTACGCGATAGGTTCTGTGTTTGGACCACTCTTTGCGATACTGTTGAGTGATTATTTTATCTTTAAAAAAATGCAAATTGAGCCCATGTTGGCTTTACATGTAGGTGCGTTGATCGTTTGGGTTATAGGCGTTGGCTTGTATTATTGGATGATGACGCTTGATCTTCCATTAGGTTCAACCCTTCCAACGATGCTGGCAACAAGCATTATTTTTATTATTACGAAAAAGGTTATGGCATCATGGACATTAAAGAGCAACTAA
- the thiM gene encoding hydroxyethylthiazole kinase: MDIKEQLNEVFKALQAKRALIHHITNYVTVNDCANVVLAIGASPIMADEISEVEEMVGICDALVLNIGTANERTITSMLKAGRAANTKGIPVVLDPVGVGATSFRHGSVAKLMKAISFSVIRGNMAEIKTIAGLEAKSAGVDSLEEESDGAKIALNLAQKLNCVIAITGKTDMVSDGKVCYALDNGAIALTQLTGTGCMSTSLIGSFMGASKNALGSAVAGILTISIAGEVAEKSRGLGTFHTSLIDAISQMDVKTIFDKCNVSLIKQ; the protein is encoded by the coding sequence ATGGACATTAAAGAGCAACTAAACGAAGTATTTAAAGCACTACAAGCTAAGCGTGCGCTTATTCATCATATTACCAATTATGTAACAGTCAATGACTGCGCCAATGTTGTTTTAGCCATTGGTGCTTCACCGATTATGGCTGATGAGATCAGCGAAGTTGAAGAGATGGTGGGCATTTGCGATGCGCTGGTTTTAAACATTGGAACGGCGAATGAGCGTACCATCACTTCCATGTTAAAAGCAGGACGCGCAGCAAATACCAAAGGGATTCCCGTTGTGCTTGATCCTGTCGGTGTCGGAGCGACTTCTTTTCGTCATGGGAGTGTCGCTAAACTTATGAAGGCGATCTCTTTTAGCGTGATTCGGGGCAATATGGCGGAGATCAAAACGATTGCAGGACTTGAAGCGAAGAGTGCAGGGGTTGACTCTCTAGAAGAAGAGAGTGATGGCGCTAAAATCGCTTTGAATTTGGCACAAAAACTAAACTGTGTGATTGCGATTACGGGTAAAACTGACATGGTATCCGATGGTAAAGTTTGCTATGCCCTAGACAATGGCGCTATTGCATTAACGCAACTAACAGGTACGGGTTGCATGAGCACCTCACTCATTGGGAGTTTTATGGGTGCTTCTAAAAATGCCTTAGGTAGTGCTGTTGCAGGTATTTTAACGATATCTATAGCTGGTGAAGTGGCTGAAAAAAGCAGAGGACTGGGAACATTTCATACGTCATTGATTGATGCCATCAGTCAAATGGATGTGAAAACTATTTTTGATAAATGTAATGTAAGCTTGATTAAACAATAA